One Setaria italica strain Yugu1 chromosome II, Setaria_italica_v2.0, whole genome shotgun sequence DNA segment encodes these proteins:
- the LOC101775880 gene encoding cytochrome P450 76M5, whose protein sequence is MEASTLLWFLYLSLASCLLYKLLLSTKTSSDKARRPPGPAPLPLIGNILDLRGEPHHALARLAEMHGPVMSLRLGTTDAIVASSAAAAHDVLQRYDHVLAARSVTDAGRALGNHEHSVIWLPGSSPLWRRLRAVCTNHLFSARGLDATRAAREEKARELVACLGRHAGAGEAVDVGRIVFSCVLNVVSNVLFSEDVADLSSDRAQELEMLVRDTVEEACKPNLSDLFPALAKLDLQGRRRRSAELIGRFYDFFDAIIARRLNGAAGGKEDFLDVLLQLRSEDQLSLQTIKSFLLDLFAAGTDTNAISVEWTMAELLRHPAVMSKVRAELRDALGSKPHPDESDIDRLPYLRAVVMESMRLHPPSPMLMPHLAMADGAEVGSFAVPSGTKVIVNLWAVMRDPALWPEPEAFSPERFVGACDADFRGGKEKDRLEFMPFGAGRRACPGTPMATRVVTLLLASMLHAFEWRLPEGMQPGDVDVRDRFGTSLNMVTSLRAVPVPVHR, encoded by the exons ATGGAAGCTTCAACCTTGCTATGGTTCCTCTACCTCTCACTCGCCTCCTGCCTCCTTTACAAGCTCTTGCTTTCGACCAAGACGAGCTCCGATAAGGCGAGGCGGCCGCCCGGGCCGGCGCCTCTGCCACTCATCGGCAACATCCTCGACCTCCGCGGGGAGCCGCACCACGCCCTCGCCAGGCTCGCCGAGATGCACGGCCCCGTCATGTCCCTGAGGCTCGGCACCACCGACGCCATCgtggcctcctccgccgcggcggcgcacgacGTGCTGCAGAGGTACGACCACGTCCTGGCGGCGCGGTCGGTGACCGACGCCGGGCGCGCGCTGGGGAACCACGAGCACTCCGTCATCTGGCTCCCCGGCAGCAGCCCGCTGTGGAGGCGGCTCCGCGCCGTGTGCACCAACCACCTCTTCTCGGCGCGCGGGCTGGACGCGACGCGCGCCGCGCGGGAGGAGAAGGCGAGGGAGCTGGTCGCGTGCCTGGGccgccacgccggcgccggcgaggccgtggaCGTGGGGCGCATCGTCTTCTCGTGCGTGCTCAACGTCGTCTCGAACGTGCTCTTCTCCGAGGACGTGGCCGACCTCAGCTCCGACCGCGCGCAGGAGCTGGAGATGCTGGTCAGAGACACGGTCGAGGAGGCCTGCAAGCCCAACCTCTCGGACCTCTTCCCCGCGCTCGCCAAGCTCGACCTGcagggccggcgccggcgcagcgcTGAGCTCATCGGCAGGTTCTACGACTTCTTCGACGCAATCATCGCGCGCCGTCTCAACGGCGCCGCCGGTGGAAAGGAGGATTTCTTAGACGTGTTGCTTCAGCTTCGCTCGGAGGATCAGCTCAGCCTCCAAACTATCAAGTCCTTTCTTTTG GATCTGTTTGCCGCCGGGACGGACACGAACGCGATCTCGGTGGAGTGGACGATGGCGGAGCTGCTCCGGCACCCGGCCGTGATGTCTAAGGTCCGCGCCGAGCTGCGGGACGCGCTGGGCTCGAAGCCGCACCCGGACGAGTCGGACATCGACAGGCTCCCCTACCTCCGCGCCGTGGTGATGGAGTCGATGCGGCTGCACCCGCCGAGCCCGATGCTGATGCCGCACCTGGCCATGGCCGACGGTGCCGAGGTCGGCAGCTTCGCGGTGCCGAGCGGCACCAAGGTGATCGTCAACCTATGGGCCGTCATGCGTGACCCGGCGCTGtggccggagccggaggcgtTCTCGCCGGAGCGGTTCGTGGGCGCGTGCGACGCGGACTTCCGCggggggaaggagaaggaccgACTGGAGTTCATGCCGTTCGGGGCCGGGCGGAGGGCGTGCCCCGGCACGCCGATGGCCACGCGGGTGGTGACGCTGCTGCTGGCATCCATGCTGCACGCCTTTGAGTGGAGGCTTCCCGAGGGGATGCAGCCCGGGGACGTGGATGTCAGGGACCGCTTCGGCACGTCGCTCAACATGGTCACGTCGCTCAGGgccgtgccggtgccggtgcacCGGTGA
- the LOC105913673 gene encoding uncharacterized protein LOC105913673 translates to MFTSRKRDRGSWRGYSVDGQRMRLFMGRTRASLYWQGEGKTVTALDRSTAELSCSELPGTEDWDGRSTALRVAAGRDGEARVLTTWPGGVLKVFALPRGDGEWAHEKTIDLSAVARGLPGYRPTYFSGEVASWTNVTDTALVVLWWREESWAFRLDIEAVEAELVPIDGFCDVAFPCELPWPPVLRRRARKLPAGV, encoded by the coding sequence ATGTTCACCTCACGTAAGCGTGACCGCGGCTCGTGGCGCGGGTACAGCGTGGACGGGCAGAGGATGAGGCTCTTCATGGGGCGCACCAGGGCGTCTCTGTACTGGCAAGGCGAAGGGAAGACGGTGACGGCTCTTGACCGGAGCACGGCCGAGCTCTCGTGTTCCGAGCTACCAGGTACGGAAGACTGGGACGGGCGGAGCACGGCGTTGAgggtggccgccggccgggacGGCGAGGCGCGCGTCCTTACCACTTGGCCCGGCGGCGTTCTGAAGGTCTTCGCTCTGCCCCGGGGCGACGGCGAGTGGGCGCACGAGAAGACGATAGATCTGTCGGCGGTGGCGCGTGGGCTGCCGGGGTACCGTCCGACGTATTTCTCCGGTGAGGTGGCGTCGTGGACCAACGTGACTGACACGGCGCTGGTTGTGCTGTGGTGGCGGGAGGAATCGTGGGCGTTTCGTTTGGATATCGAGGCCGTCGAGGCGGAGCTCGTGCCCATCGACGGCTTCTGTGATGTGGCGTTCCCGTGCGAGCTGCCATGGCCGCCGGTCTTGCGTCGTCGTGCACGCAAACTTCCCGCCGGtgtctaa